One part of the Hydrogenobacter sp. T-2 genome encodes these proteins:
- a CDS encoding tetratricopeptide repeat protein: MWKPIRLFSFLLLVVFALAQQISKEFDINVELTGRVFEEKPKFSPPEKLPMPQTRELDLSSELLEPPKFMEFAPVKPVEKGSGISCGEPRDALSYRLGVDYYLRGRYSSAEEELSKVVLIPNSPFKPMAEYVLGLITYSRDQKNKALELFRSSCEFSHMYQKPACEAYYALHFILRGSVPENRDGLWQAVKSIKEGRMQEPDCSNAVFSQYCGYVADFVRGQENVLYKDSTTLRSAIVRYFSGNLQGAKETFSLYSAPSKPYRDIALYYLALIEYKEGKGEEAFRYAGILESLNQRLASELYALLSEKDIYLSRLTYTITRNPHFLEKAGIIAYNAGDHSLALLNFLEAGNVRYAVYSAVKMGDYRRVISLLENKRGKDREDYMWLLEALYWTNGDLNPVISEVSRLYPDLAREFSGWERFRRGDWLGALGFFEDPYYRAIALYNLKRYKEVISLLQGKTDQRSNILKARSALMMGDTRLARSFLTERSDEELYLLGMSYFLEGEYQRAVSFFGRVSDKSPLKAKALLRMGDAYYNAGNVEKAKESYYEVLKRYPDSEEAKQATLSLFEFSGKGVSDEELEKLLVNYMQREKNPQPEVIYQYASLLARKGDKRGAERELLKLLDTPLRFKAILKMAEMEEDPAKKLVLYYKVYKEAELQEDRAKAREELIKLYTSARDTKSLADLLAEGDTQDKVKAVGLYIALKDIPSALSLSRELINAGYRSRDLEKYLIDLYRQSGEADLLSYVLKSPDKTLRGESLFLLGLDSLKKGDKKKALENFVEISLNYKEEPYYNQAVLEGTKILIELGARIDASCLLERFDLNKSKPEEVNSYNKLRQGLPKCEVR, translated from the coding sequence ATGTGGAAGCCCATAAGGCTCTTTAGCTTTCTGCTTTTGGTGGTTTTTGCTTTAGCCCAGCAGATAAGCAAAGAGTTTGATATAAATGTGGAGCTCACAGGCAGGGTTTTTGAAGAAAAGCCAAAGTTTTCTCCTCCAGAGAAGCTTCCTATGCCGCAAACGAGGGAGCTTGACCTTTCTTCTGAGCTTCTTGAACCGCCTAAGTTTATGGAGTTTGCTCCAGTCAAGCCTGTGGAAAAAGGCAGCGGTATAAGCTGTGGAGAGCCAAGGGATGCTCTTTCCTATAGGCTTGGAGTGGACTACTATCTAAGAGGTAGATACTCCTCAGCGGAAGAAGAGCTTTCAAAGGTAGTTCTTATCCCTAACTCTCCCTTTAAGCCTATGGCGGAGTATGTTTTGGGACTTATAACCTACTCAAGAGACCAAAAAAACAAAGCCCTTGAGCTTTTCAGAAGCTCTTGTGAGTTTTCCCACATGTATCAAAAGCCTGCATGCGAAGCCTACTACGCCTTGCATTTTATCCTCAGAGGCTCCGTGCCAGAAAATAGGGATGGGCTTTGGCAGGCGGTAAAAAGCATTAAGGAAGGTAGAATGCAAGAACCAGACTGCAGTAATGCGGTCTTTTCTCAGTATTGTGGCTATGTAGCGGATTTTGTAAGGGGACAAGAAAATGTCCTATATAAAGATAGCACTACTCTAAGGTCTGCAATAGTTAGATATTTTTCTGGCAACCTACAGGGAGCAAAGGAAACCTTTTCCCTATACTCCGCACCGAGCAAACCATATAGAGACATAGCTCTTTATTATCTTGCCCTTATAGAATACAAGGAAGGTAAGGGAGAAGAGGCTTTCAGGTATGCAGGTATATTAGAGAGCCTTAATCAGAGACTTGCCAGCGAACTATACGCTCTGCTGTCTGAGAAGGATATATACCTTTCAAGGCTTACATATACCATCACGAGAAATCCCCACTTTCTAGAAAAGGCAGGCATAATAGCCTATAATGCGGGAGACCATTCTCTTGCCCTTCTTAATTTTCTTGAGGCGGGGAACGTAAGGTATGCGGTTTATTCAGCTGTTAAGATGGGAGATTACAGAAGGGTTATAAGCCTTTTGGAAAATAAAAGGGGCAAGGACAGAGAAGACTACATGTGGCTTCTTGAAGCCCTTTATTGGACCAATGGAGACTTAAACCCTGTAATTTCTGAAGTATCAAGGCTCTACCCCGACCTCGCAAGGGAGTTCTCAGGTTGGGAAAGATTCAGGAGAGGAGATTGGCTTGGAGCTTTGGGCTTCTTTGAAGACCCATACTACAGGGCTATAGCTTTATACAACCTAAAAAGATACAAGGAGGTCATAAGCCTTCTTCAGGGAAAAACAGACCAAAGGTCAAACATCCTAAAGGCTCGCTCCGCACTTATGATGGGGGATACAAGACTGGCAAGGAGTTTCCTCACAGAGAGGTCGGACGAAGAGCTATATCTATTGGGAATGTCCTACTTCTTAGAGGGTGAATATCAAAGAGCGGTTTCCTTCTTTGGAAGAGTTTCGGATAAAAGTCCACTAAAGGCAAAAGCCTTGCTTAGGATGGGTGATGCCTATTACAACGCCGGGAACGTAGAAAAGGCAAAGGAGAGCTATTACGAGGTCTTGAAGAGGTATCCAGATAGTGAGGAGGCTAAGCAGGCAACTCTGTCTCTGTTTGAGTTTTCTGGTAAGGGAGTAAGCGACGAAGAACTGGAAAAGCTCCTTGTCAATTACATGCAAAGGGAGAAAAACCCACAACCTGAGGTAATCTACCAGTATGCATCCCTCTTGGCAAGAAAGGGAGACAAAAGGGGAGCGGAAAGGGAGCTCTTAAAACTTCTTGACACACCCCTTAGGTTTAAAGCCATACTTAAGATGGCGGAGATGGAAGAAGACCCTGCCAAAAAACTGGTGCTATACTACAAGGTATACAAGGAGGCAGAACTTCAAGAGGATAGGGCTAAAGCAAGAGAGGAGCTTATAAAGCTATACACTTCAGCAAGAGACACCAAAAGTCTTGCGGACTTGCTTGCGGAGGGAGATACCCAAGATAAGGTTAAAGCTGTAGGTTTATACATAGCCCTAAAAGACATACCTTCCGCACTTTCCCTTTCTCGTGAGCTAATAAATGCAGGCTACAGAAGCAGAGACCTTGAAAAGTATCTTATAGACCTATACAGGCAGTCAGGCGAAGCTGACCTGCTGAGCTACGTACTCAAAAGCCCAGACAAAACCTTGCGAGGAGAATCTCTATTTCTTCTGGGTCTTGATAGTCTCAAGAAGGGTGATAAGAAAAAGGCTCTTGAAAACTTTGTAGAGATATCCCTTAATTATAAGGAAGAACCATACTACAATCAAGCTGTGTTGGAAGGAACTAAAATACTCATAGAGTTAGGTGCGAGGATAGATGCCAGCTGTTTGTTGGAGAGGTTTGACCTAAACAAGTCAAAACCAGAGGAGGTAAATTCATACAATAAGCTCAGACAAGGCTTACCAAAATGTGAGGTGAGGTGA
- the pspA gene encoding phosphoserine phosphatase PspA yields the protein MVRLYIIRHAESEWNPIGRYQGLLDPELSERGKAQAKRLGEHFQSIELHAIYSSPLKRTLQTAQEVAKAKGLEIIEDRRIIEIDHGVWSGLLVEEVQKRFPEQFRQWLEEPYKVSFEGGESLQQVYERVKDFLEEIRERHWGQTIALVSHTVPIRAIYCALLKVDLSKFWSFGCDNASYSLVHMEKDRNVIMRLNTTCHLGDLYVEAHKAL from the coding sequence ATGGTAAGGCTATACATAATAAGGCACGCAGAGAGCGAATGGAACCCTATCGGCAGATATCAGGGGCTTCTTGACCCAGAGCTTTCAGAAAGGGGCAAGGCACAAGCCAAAAGACTGGGAGAACACTTTCAAAGCATTGAGCTACATGCCATCTACTCCTCTCCTTTGAAAAGGACTCTACAGACCGCACAGGAAGTGGCAAAGGCAAAAGGGCTTGAGATAATAGAGGATAGAAGAATTATAGAGATAGACCACGGTGTATGGTCAGGGCTCTTGGTGGAAGAGGTCCAAAAAAGGTTTCCAGAGCAGTTCAGACAGTGGCTTGAAGAGCCTTACAAGGTGAGCTTTGAAGGAGGTGAGAGCCTTCAGCAGGTATATGAGAGGGTAAAGGATTTTCTTGAGGAGATAAGGGAAAGACACTGGGGGCAGACTATAGCCTTGGTATCTCATACAGTGCCTATAAGAGCCATCTACTGTGCACTCCTCAAGGTAGACCTTTCTAAGTTTTGGTCCTTCGGCTGTGATAATGCCAGCTACTCTCTGGTCCATATGGAAAAGGATAGAAATGTTATAATGAGACTTAATACAACCTGCCACTTAGGAGATTTGTATGTGGAAGCCCATAAGGCTCTTTAG
- a CDS encoding pyridoxal-phosphate-dependent aminotransferase family protein, with protein sequence MRHEKIFTPGPVELPERVREVLGRQIIHHRTEEFKNAFLEVRELFKRLLDEPSDNFVFFASSGTGAMESAILSFFKEGDKVLVINGGKFGERWLKLAQHWGLRPIEYKVEWGKSADPERVREILKENPECKGVLFQVSETSTGAYHPAPEIGRVCREFNALCVADAITALGVYNIKPSEWNLDVIVGGSQKGFLLPPGLSVLWFSEHAEKSLVDRAFYFSVKRELSKQKEGQTAWTPAISLILAMRESLLMLLEEGMEKVEKRHKALSEGTIRALETLGLRKFAEKPSLSVSAIYSERSEDIRKELLKLGIRVAGGQDSLKGKIFRISHMGVDPKDGLMLIGMLEVVLKRLGFSVELGEGVKTYSQTLMEHKIW encoded by the coding sequence ATGCGTCATGAAAAAATTTTCACACCTGGTCCTGTGGAGCTTCCCGAAAGGGTAAGAGAAGTCCTCGGAAGGCAGATAATCCATCACAGGACAGAGGAGTTTAAAAATGCCTTCCTTGAGGTAAGAGAGCTCTTCAAAAGGCTTCTTGATGAGCCATCAGACAATTTTGTTTTCTTTGCCTCCTCTGGCACTGGAGCGATGGAGTCTGCCATACTTAGCTTTTTCAAAGAGGGCGATAAGGTTCTTGTGATAAACGGTGGAAAGTTTGGTGAAAGGTGGCTAAAGCTCGCTCAACATTGGGGTCTAAGACCTATAGAATACAAGGTAGAGTGGGGCAAATCCGCAGACCCAGAGAGGGTAAGAGAGATTCTGAAGGAAAACCCAGAGTGCAAGGGTGTGCTCTTTCAAGTCTCAGAAACCTCCACTGGAGCATACCATCCAGCACCAGAGATAGGTAGGGTTTGCAGAGAGTTTAACGCCCTATGTGTGGCGGACGCCATCACTGCACTTGGTGTCTATAATATAAAACCCTCTGAGTGGAACCTTGATGTGATAGTGGGTGGCTCTCAAAAGGGATTTTTGCTCCCTCCTGGTCTTTCGGTGCTTTGGTTTTCAGAGCATGCGGAAAAAAGCCTTGTGGATAGAGCCTTCTACTTTAGCGTAAAGAGAGAGCTTTCTAAACAAAAGGAAGGTCAAACTGCATGGACGCCTGCCATAAGTTTAATCCTTGCCATGAGAGAGTCTCTACTTATGCTACTTGAAGAAGGCATGGAGAAGGTTGAAAAAAGACATAAAGCACTCTCAGAGGGAACTATAAGGGCATTGGAGACCTTGGGTCTAAGGAAATTTGCGGAAAAGCCATCCCTTTCTGTAAGTGCCATATATTCCGAACGGTCAGAGGATATAAGAAAGGAGCTTTTAAAACTTGGTATTAGAGTGGCAGGAGGGCAAGACAGTCTAAAGGGTAAAATATTCCGCATATCCCACATGGGCGTGGACCCAAAGGACGGTCTTATGCTTATTGGTATGCTTGAAGTAGTCCTCAAAAGGCTCGGCTTTAGCGTGGAGCTTGGAGAAGGAGTGAAGACCTACAGTCAAACCCTTATGGAACACAAAATATGGTAA
- a CDS encoding DMT family transporter: MLGLSLALLSSIFWGTNDYLSKRLLLRGLDENFTLWVRFPIAFLLLTPLGILYWDFNIKVLTYALIWLPLEVLGGVLFIKGLKYAPLSVAMSFYSFMPVFSALFGWLILSEEPSPMGMLGMSLVILATLILVGFSPKEFFKKNRGVVYMILSTVLFGFNVVIGKASIIESNSLFFSWFYTLCMSFGTLVFVKPSQTIKKENYKHWEIPLLGLFFAIGDILYNLALLLTLSPYVASAERLSLLVVIFYGRVFLKEETRGIVLPAFLMMVGNLLMAFG; this comes from the coding sequence ATGCTTGGACTTTCTCTGGCTTTGCTATCCTCCATATTCTGGGGGACAAACGACTACCTTAGCAAAAGGCTTCTGCTGAGAGGTTTAGACGAAAACTTCACTTTATGGGTTAGATTTCCTATAGCCTTCTTACTTCTCACACCCCTTGGTATCCTCTACTGGGACTTTAATATAAAGGTTTTGACCTATGCCCTAATTTGGCTTCCTCTTGAAGTCCTCGGTGGTGTGCTTTTCATCAAGGGTTTAAAGTATGCACCCCTTTCCGTTGCCATGTCCTTTTACTCCTTTATGCCTGTCTTCTCTGCCCTCTTTGGCTGGCTTATTCTTTCCGAAGAGCCTTCTCCTATGGGTATGCTGGGTATGTCTTTGGTAATCTTAGCTACTTTAATTCTTGTAGGTTTTTCACCAAAAGAATTTTTCAAGAAAAACAGGGGAGTTGTCTATATGATCCTTTCTACTGTCTTATTTGGCTTTAATGTGGTTATAGGCAAGGCGTCCATAATAGAGAGCAATAGCCTTTTCTTCAGCTGGTTTTATACCCTTTGTATGAGTTTTGGCACTTTGGTTTTTGTAAAGCCTTCTCAAACTATCAAAAAGGAAAACTACAAGCACTGGGAGATACCTCTTCTTGGATTATTCTTTGCCATTGGAGATATTCTGTATAACCTTGCACTTTTGCTTACCCTCTCTCCCTATGTGGCATCTGCGGAAAGGCTGTCTCTATTGGTTGTTATCTTTTATGGAAGGGTGTTTTTAAAAGAGGAGACAAGGGGCATAGTCCTTC